A stretch of DNA from Hippopotamus amphibius kiboko isolate mHipAmp2 chromosome 5, mHipAmp2.hap2, whole genome shotgun sequence:
AAAGACCCTGCCTCCCCTGGGACCTTGCTTACCTCCAGCCAGAGATCTGCCCATAATCACTGAATGAGAAGGTGAGAATTCAGTTGCAGTGTTTTGTTACACAGCCACGGTTTGTAACCTAGGGTCCATAAActtgtgtggggaaaaaaatgcgaTTTTCACAAACCTTTAGCTGAAATTTAGCGGTCTCATTCACTATAAATATCGACAACAAACTGCCGGAGTATTGACAGTACTGTGACTTTGTCATCAATAGAAATCACAGATAACTTCATGCCATTAGTCATTGTGAATATCTCAGTATATTATTTAATCAGTATGTCAGAACTGTTAGACCTGGTGTTaagttaataaatacataaattttatatcaaaatttaatttttaatactttaagaATATTTCAGAGCAATTTATGTCCTTGGAAatcctatgttttattttttcaatggaAGTGTTTTTCTGATGGGGTCTGTGGGTTTCACCAGGCTGCTAATGGGGTTCATTCACGAAGAAAGTTAAGAACCctgaataaagaaaatttcaaaatcccCAAACTGTCATTTGGCAGAATTGCCACAAGAGGGCGGGGCAACAAAAGGAATGTGAGCTCCCAGCGGTGACGTCCTGAAAGGGGAAAAGTAATCCCAGAGACCCTCTATGCCCGCCCCAAATCAGCGACTGAGTGAAACTCCTGAGTGCCAGAACCAGGAGCCCCTAGCGACTTccatggcggtccagtggttaagattcctccCAAttcaggggcatgggttcaatccttggtcagggaactaagatccctcatgctgcaaggtgtggccaaaaaaaaaaaaaaaaaaagtgagcccCTAGGATTTTGTCATCTGGGGAACGGAGAGGCAGACAGGGGCAGAGCCTGAACCAGGAAGACCCAGTTCTCTTCCCCACTGCACCCTACTGGACTGCCAGGTGCTCCTTAGGATGTGTCCTACTTGGGCTTGGCACCACTCTGTCTTCTACTCCTCCCCCAACTTCTCTCCTTGCTCTAGACGGTGGAGAAGACGGTGGAGCACCTGGAGGCAGAAGTGAAAGGCCTGCTGGGTCAGCTGGAGGAGCTGGCCTGGAACCTGCCCCCGGGCCCCTTCAGCCCAATCCCCGACCTCCTAGGAGACAGAGACGGTAAGCACCTCGGGTAGCAGAGATGACAGCGTCCAGGGCTGGCCAGCAGGGTGGGGGACGGCTGCTGCACCCCACGGTGTAGCCTGGACAAGCCAGGGAAGCTCCAGCTCCTCCCTGGGACAGAAGTGGGAGGCATCCCCTGGACTCACCCCAAGtgttctctgcccccacccccgggttGCTGCAGCCCAGAATCAGGTAAGGGCACCTGGAAGAGTTCCAGTATCAGCCACTCTGACCCAGAGCAgctgcctccttccccagccaTTTACACACCTCAAAGCTCCTTCCATCTCCCTTCCAGTCTCTGCCACCACCAGATCTTCTCAGGGAAGCCTGGCATCCCTCTGATCGGCAGTGGAGGGGTTGCCACCTGCTCCCTCCTTGAGCCCTGTATCCTGGCACACAAGTCCCCAGGGgactgggaggggagggcaggctgATTTCAGGCCCCGTTTGCTCACTCCAAGACTGCCCCCTTTCTTTCAGATCGCTTTGGAGCACCAGAGCAGGAGCCACCCAGCAGCTGGCAGTGATGCAATAGCTCTCCTCTGAGAACAGAGCCATGCATTCTGGCCTGCCTTCTTCAGCTCTGTGCAAAATAAAAGCTACTCCTTTGGTCCCCTCTGTGTCTGCTGACAGTGACCCCTGCAGCCACAGCCCCCTCTCCATCTGCTCCCAAGCCCTGAGGCTCACACCCGCTGCAAGATCAGACTTAGGAGCCCTAGTCGGTCCGCACCTCCACCCTCCTTATTTATAGGGGTGGACAGGGCAGGCGTTGGTTCAAGAGGTGAGGCACCTGAGGCCCAGAATCATAAGGCAGCACAGTGGAAGGGCCCTTTGAGTAACCTTGTTACTCAAAATGTGGCCATAGGTGAACAGCAGGGGTGTCACCCGGGAGCTTACCAAAAATGCAGAATTtggggccccacccagacctcctgaatcagaatctacattttaatgaGATCCCCAGGGAATTTGTGTGcacattcacatttttaaaaaaatttctattgaggtaaaattcacataaaattcaaaattctaaCCATTTAAAACGGTACAAATCCAGTGGGTCCATAATGTGTACTCATCAGCACCTTCTAATTCCAgaaattttcatcaccccagaaaggaACCCTATaccattaagcagtcacttcccattccccctcccatcctccctcggAAACTAATATTTCTATCTCTGTGGACTTGCCTATGCTGgacgtttcatataaatggaatcatacaaaagTCAGACACAAAGCcttttgtgtttaactttttttcacttagcatactgtttccaaggttcatccatgttgtagcatgtatcagtacttcattcctgtctatggctgaaaaataatattgcattgtgtggATATATCACACTTCATTCAACCATTCATCGaatcagtggacatttgggttgtgtgccctttttggctattatgaataatgctatgaacattcatgtataaatctgtgtggatatatgttttcatttctcttgggtctaTAACTAAGGATGGAATTGCTCAGTCAAATAGTAACACTATGTTAAGTTTTgaagaaccaccaaactgtttttgcacagcaatggtaccagtttacattcctaccagcaatgtatgtaTAAGGTTTTCAATTTTTCCTTATCCTCCCCTACACATCTTATTGATTATAGCCATCACACTAGGTATGAAGTCGTATCTCgtggttttaagttgcatttacctaatgactagtgatggtgagcatcttttcatgtgtttgtcagccacttgtatgtcttttttttggagaaagtctattcaaatcctttgcccattttaaaaactagcttgtctttttgctgttgagttgtaagagttctttatgtattgtgGGTACTAGGCTTTTATcggatatatgatttacaaatgttttctctctttttgtgggTTGTCTTGATGGTGTCCTCTGAAACACAAAAGTTCGTTtcatgaaatccaatttatctattttgttgttgttgctgcttgttcttttggtgtcatatctaaaaatccATTGCCACATCCAAgattatgaattatttattcctgtattctcttctaatatttttatagcttcagctcctatatttagtttttttaatctattttaggttaatgtttgtatgtggtgtgaggtgGGGATTCAACTTCATTTCTTGTACTTAGTTGAAGAGAAtattctttccctattgaatgGTCCTGGCACcctgtcaaaaatcatttgagcATAATGTTTAGGTTTACTTCTCAATTGTATCCCATGGTTCTGTATGTCTGTCTTAATtccagtatcacactgtttgaATCACTATAGCTTTGcggtaagttttaaaattaagaagtaTGAGTTCCCtgacttttttgttcttttccaagacTCTTTTGGCTATTTAAGGAACAGTtccttgcaattccatatgaattttaggatcagcctGTCCACATCAGCAAAAGGCAGCtggaattttggtagggattggGTTGGATCTGTAGACCAATTTTTAGAGTATTGCCATCTCCACAATTCTAAGTATTCCAATCCATAAGCACaggatgttttgtattttttgtatctttcagGGTATATAAATTTAACACCAACTTGGTTAAATTtatctttaagtattttattccttttgaaatTATTGTAGATGGAATTGTTAAGTTTACTTTCAGATTGTTCAATGCTAGTACATGGATATATAACTGACTTTTGTAGGTTGATCACATATCCTATCCTTCAACTGctaaatttgtttattagctctaatgGGTTTTGTGTGGCTCTTTTAGGATTTTCCGTATATAAGATTATGTAATCTGTGaatagagttttacttctttctctccaatttgccttttatttcttcttcttgcctaattaccctggctagaactttcaataccatgttgaatagcagtggcacCAGcagacacctttgtcttgttcttgttcttaagggaaagctttcattttttcaccatcgAGTAtgttttcatagatgccctttatttcAGGTTGACAGACTTTCCTTCTGGTTTTAGTTTCttaggtttattattattatttgtgaaAAGATTTTGggttttctcaaatgctttttccacatCAATTAAGATGATTATGTAGTTTTTACCCaccttcattctattaatgtgcattacattgatttatttttacatatttaatgcTCTGTGTATTCCtttgataaatcccacttggtcatggtggatACTCATAATATACTGCTAGATTCAGTCTGATAGCATTTCACTGAGGTTTTCTGCACTTTTCTTGtggctttggtatcaaggtaatactggtctcatagaatgagttaggaagtgtttctCCATTTGGGGGGAAAGAGTTTGAGGATTGgtgttactttttctttaaatatttgatagcaTTCACCAGTGAAGGCTCTTGGTTCTGGATTTTTTCCTTGTTGGGAGTTTCTGATGACTGATCTCTTCAGTAATTCAAAGGTctactgagattttctttttcttcttgagtcaaaTTTAGGACTTTGTGTGTTTCTAAGAATTTCCCCTTTCCATCCAGGTTATCTAATATGTTGGCATACAATTGTtaacagtattttcttttaatcctttATTTTACTTCTATGAAGTTGTTAGTAATGtcctcactttcatttctgattttagtaattgagtctcctctctcctctgtcagT
This window harbors:
- the PLAC9 gene encoding placenta-specific protein 9 isoform X2, which encodes MRPLLCALAGLALLRASGAFAAAEPFIPSGGDLARTTGCDRYMAVHGRLDVIEETVEKTVEHLEAEVKGLLGQLEELAWNLPPGPFSPIPDLLGDQIALEHQSRSHPAAGSDAIALL
- the PLAC9 gene encoding placenta-specific protein 9 isoform X1, with translation MRPLLCALAGLALLRASGAFAAAEPFIPSGGDLARTTGCDRYMAVHGRLDVIEETVEKTVEHLEAEVKGLLGQLEELAWNLPPGPFSPIPDLLGDRDDRFGAPEQEPPSSWQ